TCGCCCTCGCGCAGGGTGATGACGTCGGTGAGGCGGCGACCGTGGTGCTCGACCTCCCCGAGGGACTCGCCGGTCGTGACGGCCAGCAGGGCGGTGCCGGGCGTGCGGGAGGTCACCTTCACGCGCGCGAAGGTCTCCTCGCCCACGTCGAGCACGACGTGCGGGGCGCGCGCCTCGAAGATGTCGAGCCAGTCGTTGGTGGCGATGGCGTGCGCCTCGCGGGCGTACTGCCACAGGTCGTGCCGCCGCACGGGATCGAGGACCGGACCCTGCTCGGGGACCGGACGGGCGGGCCGGAAGGTGAGGCGGCGCGCGTCGCTCGCATCGACGCCAGCACCGAGTGCGAGAAGGCCGGGGGACATGGCGACGACCCGGTCGAGCGTCCCGGTGCGCACGGTCTGCCACCCGGTGGTGAGCCGCAGGAAGTCGTCGGGCGCGTCGCAGGGAAAGCCCCACGGCTCGCCCCACACGCCGTCGAAGGCCCAGGCGGGCCGGTGCAGCGGCCCCCGCGTGGCGCGCCAGTCCTCGTGGGGGTCGCGGGTCATCGTCCACGTGTCGTCCGTGGCGATGCGCCCAGCAGTGTCCCCGTTCTGCCAGTCGAGGCTGGCGAGGACGAACGGCTGACCGTGCCCTCCCCCGCGCGCCTCGACCTCGAGACAATGCTCGCCCGCAGGCAACCGCACTTGGGCGTGACGGGTGGTGCGCCAGGTCGGCAGGGGCTGGCCGCGCAGGGTCAGTTCCTGTTCGCCCAGCCAGACGCGCACGGGACCACTGCTCACCAGGGACACGGTGGCGAGAGCATCGCGGCCCAGGGAGAAGGTGCGGCGGAACACGACGTGATCGGTCACCTCGTCCCACGGCCACCACAGGCGGCGCGGAAGGGGAAGGGGGGAATCCGTGGAGGGGGGGATCGTCACGTTCAGCCTTTCGAGCCGCTCATCTTGACGCCCTCGACGATCCAGCGCTGACCCAGCAGGAACATCAGGAGCAGCGGGAGAATCGCGATGAGCGAGGCGAGGAACACCAGGTGCAGGTTGACGGTCTGACTCGTCAGCAGGGACGAGATGCCGACCTGGACGGTCCAACGTTCAGCACTCTGCCCAATGAGCAGCGGCCACAGAAACTGGTTCCAACTGCTGATGAACGTCAGCAGCCCAAGCGCCGCGATCATCCCGCGCGAGTTCGGGAGCGCCAGGTACCAGTAGGTGCCCCACCAGCCAAGCCCGTCGACGCGGCCCGCTTCCTCCAGCTCCTTTGGGAAGTCCAGGTAGAACTGCCGGAACATGAAGGTATTGAACGCGCTGAACAGCCCGGGAATGATCAGGCCCTGATACGTGTTGATCCAGCCGAGCTTGGCGACGATGACGTACTGTGGGATGAACAGCGTCACGACCGGCACGGTCATGGTGAGCAGGACCAGCCCGAGCACGAACCCGCGCGCGGCGGACGGGATGCGGGCGAGGCCGTACCCGGCGGCGGACGCGATCAGGATGCTGACGACCGTCTGCGTGACGGAAACGATGGTGGAGTTGCGTAGACCCAGGAGAATATTCACATTCGGGTCGCGCAGCAGTTCGGAGACGTTCTCGGGGTGCCAGGGCGAAGGCAGCCAGGAGAACTCTTGAGAGACAATCTGCGCGTCGGTCATAAAGGCGTTGCGCAGCAGGAGCCAGAATGGCAGCAGGAACAGGAGGCTGAGCACGCCCAGGGCGATGAGGCTGGGTAGGCCGAGCGGACGGCGCCGCCGGGGTCGGGGGGTGACGGTCTCCTGCCCGCTCAGACGTGGGGTAGATGGAGTCACGGCACGGCTCCTTTCACTCGTCCGTGGCGCGGCCGAGCCCGACAATGCGCGACTGGACGAGGGCGACGACGAGGATCAGGGCGGTGAGGATGAACGCGCCCGCGGTGGCCTGGCCGTAGTCCTGCGAGGCGAACGCCGTGTCGTATAGGTACCACAGGGGCGGGCGTGCCCCCAGGGCCGCGGCGGCGCTAGAACCGCCGTTGACGCTGCCGAGGACGTTGTAGAACTCGTCGAACGACTGGAATCCGGCGACGACCGTGGTGAACAGCACGAACACGCTGGTGTTGCGCAGCATCGGCAGGGTGATGAAGCGGAACACTGCCCATCCCCGCTCGGCCCCTTCCATCTTGGCCGCCTCATAAAGGCTCGCGGGAATCTCGTTGAGGCCCGCGATGAACAGCAACATGTTGAAGCCGATCTGGAGCCACAGCCGCACGCTGATGAGCGCCACCCACACCCAGGGGAGGCTGCTGGTCCAGGCGATGGTATCGAGGCCCAGGGCCAGCAGGGCCTTGTTGGCGATGCCGAACGAAACGCCGCTGAACAGGCCGAGCTTCCAGATCAGGCTCGCGACGACGTACGACACGGCGGTCGGGAGGAAGAAGACGCTGCGGAAGAACGCGCGGCCGATGCGGGTGCTGTTGACGAGCATGGCGAGGCCGAGCGACAGGAAGAACGTGGTAGGCACGATGAACACCGCGAAGATCACCGCGGTCTTCAGGGCGCCGAGGTATCCGGGGTCGGCCAGCAGGGTGCGGTAGTTCTCCCAGCCGACCCAACGGCCGAGGTCGATGCTGGCCCTGGCCTCGCTGAAGCTCAGCAGGAGTCCCCAGCCCATCGGGACGAGGATAAAGGCGACGAGGCCGAGGACGAGTGGGCCGACGAACGTCCAGAACGCCAGTTCGTCCCGCCCGCCCGGCCGTCGCCGGCGGGCGGGCCGGAGGGTGGCCGCAGTGGGTGGAGTCAGGTCACGTTGCATGGCAGCTCCTGTGAAGCACCCGAGACGGCGGTGCACGCGGCCTCGGGTGGGCGCATCAATCGTGGTGGCCGCCTTCGGTCTCAGCCGATGCCGATTGACTGGTCGGGGTCGTCGCGCGCGGAGCTGTAAAGGTCACTTGAGGCGTTGCGTGAGTTCCGCTTGCGCTTTGGCGGCGGCGGCCTTGACGAGCGGCGCGAGGGGCTGGTTGCCGTTGACAGCCTGCGCGGCGACATCGTTCAGGGCCGTCTGCATGCCCCCACCCCAGCCCGTGGGCAGGAGCTGGCCGTACGTCTTGTTGAGGCGGACGACCTCGGCGGCGTTGCCCTTCGAGAGCTTCGCGGCGGCCTGGGTCGCGGACGCGCGCGGGGGGAGGTGGAAGCCGTACGCGGTCGCCCACTCGGCCTGAAGGGCGGTGTTCTGAATCCACTGGGCCTTCACCAGGGCCTTGGCGGCGGCGACGTTCTTGCTCTTGGCATTGACGGCGATGTTCCAGGAGCCGTACAGCATCACCGACTTGCCCTGCGCGTCGAGTTTTGGCCACGGCAGCACGCCGAAGTCGTCCCCGAGGGCCTTCTCAACGGCGGGGAGCGCCCACAGGCCGTTGATCTGCATGGCGGTCAGACCCTGGTTGAACGCCGTGGGGTCCCAGAAGTCCTGCGGTGCGCCCTTGAGCAGCACGCCGGACTGGTTGAGTGCGCGCAGCGCCTCGTACGCCTTGACGGTCCGGGAATTGTCGAACGTCACCTTGTTGCCCTGGACAAGCGGCACGCCTGCCGAGGCGGGCATCCAGGTCGCGAGGGCTGCGACGCCACCGTCGTTGCCGATGAAGAGGCCCTTCTGCCCACCGGTGGTAAGTTTTTTCGAGGCGGCGAGCAACTCGGCATAGGTGGTGGGGGGCTTGACCCCGGCTTTGGCGAGGGCGCTCTTGCGGTAGTACAAGACGACGGTGTCCATGATCATCGGGACGGCGTAGATCTTCCCCTTGTACGTGACAGTGCCGAGGATCGGGCCGAAGTCC
The Deinococcus sp. YIM 134068 DNA segment above includes these coding regions:
- a CDS encoding carbohydrate ABC transporter permease, which codes for MTPSTPRLSGQETVTPRPRRRRPLGLPSLIALGVLSLLFLLPFWLLLRNAFMTDAQIVSQEFSWLPSPWHPENVSELLRDPNVNILLGLRNSTIVSVTQTVVSILIASAAGYGLARIPSAARGFVLGLVLLTMTVPVVTLFIPQYVIVAKLGWINTYQGLIIPGLFSAFNTFMFRQFYLDFPKELEEAGRVDGLGWWGTYWYLALPNSRGMIAALGLLTFISSWNQFLWPLLIGQSAERWTVQVGISSLLTSQTVNLHLVFLASLIAILPLLLMFLLGQRWIVEGVKMSGSKG
- a CDS encoding ABC transporter substrate-binding protein, with product MKKWLIPTLALSVAALALGQAQQVTLEQWYHQYGEAGTQQAVQRYAADYTKKTPNVKVNVSWIPGNYTQKLNAALLSGTGPDLFEDASDIYTRAKAGQIVPLDDLFTAQDKKDFGPILGTVTYKGKIYAVPMIMDTVVLYYRKSALAKAGVKPPTTYAELLAASKKLTTGGQKGLFIGNDGGVAALATWMPASAGVPLVQGNKVTFDNSRTVKAYEALRALNQSGVLLKGAPQDFWDPTAFNQGLTAMQINGLWALPAVEKALGDDFGVLPWPKLDAQGKSVMLYGSWNIAVNAKSKNVAAAKALVKAQWIQNTALQAEWATAYGFHLPPRASATQAAAKLSKGNAAEVVRLNKTYGQLLPTGWGGGMQTALNDVAAQAVNGNQPLAPLVKAAAAKAQAELTQRLK
- a CDS encoding carbohydrate ABC transporter permease, translated to MQRDLTPPTAATLRPARRRRPGGRDELAFWTFVGPLVLGLVAFILVPMGWGLLLSFSEARASIDLGRWVGWENYRTLLADPGYLGALKTAVIFAVFIVPTTFFLSLGLAMLVNSTRIGRAFFRSVFFLPTAVSYVVASLIWKLGLFSGVSFGIANKALLALGLDTIAWTSSLPWVWVALISVRLWLQIGFNMLLFIAGLNEIPASLYEAAKMEGAERGWAVFRFITLPMLRNTSVFVLFTTVVAGFQSFDEFYNVLGSVNGGSSAAAALGARPPLWYLYDTAFASQDYGQATAGAFILTALILVVALVQSRIVGLGRATDE